A genomic window from Triticum urartu cultivar G1812 chromosome 7, Tu2.1, whole genome shotgun sequence includes:
- the LOC125521339 gene encoding uncharacterized protein At3g27210-like, producing the protein MKLIRRGKRSRAKKGSAAPLQSTGDVDGGGGGGSNSRQVAPENVLPAESTTIAGYASSRDEAFYEASPWLDSDCEDDFFSVNGDATPARSFSTTASNQATAAAFGPQTKLPTLEAILQSEPLNLKPAPQMKKLGDLLKEKQEGADGAGDISRARGGGGAGRCCIPQLARVISYRERRN; encoded by the exons ATGAAGTTGATCCGCAGGGGCAAGCGTTCAAGAGCGAAGAAGGGCTCGGCGGCTCCGTTGCAATCTACCGGAGATGTTGatggtggaggtggaggtggctCCAACAGCAGGCAAGTGGCGCCTGAGAACGTCCTCCCGGCTGAATCGACTACAATCGCTGGCTATG CTAGCAGCAGAGATGAAGCTTTCTATGAAGCCTCTCCTTGGTTAGATTCGGACTGTGAAGATGATTTTTTCAGTGTAAATGGAG ATGCTACACCTGCGAGATCATTCAGTACAACTGCAAGCAACCAGGCCACAGCTGCTGCGTTTGGACCTCAGACGAAGCTACCTACGCTGGAGGCCATCCTCCAGTCTGAGCCCCTGAACCTGAAGCCAGCCCCGCAGATGAAGAAGCTAGGTGACCTCCtcaaggagaagcaagaaggcgCCGATGGCGCCGGCGACATCTCCAGGGCTCGCGGCGGAGGGGGAGCTGGGCGGTGCTGCATTCCCCAGCTTGCGCGGGTCATCAGCTACAGGGAGAGGAGAAATTAA